The Verrucomicrobiota bacterium genomic interval TTCAAGGCAACGCTGAAATCAAGGCTCGAAATGTGGCGCGCTGGCTCGCGCATCACCCGGAAGCATGGGCATCGGCCTTCACTCCCGGGGTCGATGCCACCAGGGTTTGGGTCATCGCCGACGACTCAGGTTTGGAGGTGGACGTGCTGGGCGGGGCGCCGGGCGTTCATTCGGCCCGATTCGCCTCGTTGGAGGAGGGAGGCAAGGGCAACTCGCGCGACAGCGACAACAACGCCAAGCTCCTCAGATTGCTGCGCGACGTGGACCCTCGCGATCGCGCGGCGAGATTTCGGTGCGTGCTCGTGGTCTTGCCCGTAGTGAAGACGCCCGCGGGCGGGTGGAAGATCCCGGAGCCACCCCGGACCTTTCATGGAGCATGCGAAGGGTTCATTCTTGATCAAGCTGCGGGTGCGGGTGGATTTGGCTACGATCCGCTGTTCCGTCCGGCCGGATACCATTTGACCTTCGCCGAGCTCGGGGAGAGCACGAAGAACCAGATCAGCCACCGCGCGCAAGCGGCGGCGCAGTTTCGAGCGTGGCTGGACCGCGGTGGAACTTGAGGATGGTTCGAAAACCAACCTTCGGGCGGTTCAAATTTTGGCGGGGTCGATGCCGTTGACGACATTGTCGAGCCGTTCGCCCACCACTGCTTGTCGGGCGATGCGGGCGGCGGTTTCCCGCATTTCGCGCTTGGCTTCGACACTGTAAAACGCGGCGTGACAGGTTGAAATCAAGTTTGGCGTGGAGGTCTCTTCCTTCGTTTTGAAGGGTTCGTCCTCCACCACGTCGAGTCCGGCCCCGGCGATGCGTCCCTGGCGCAAGGACTCCAGGATGGCGGTTTTCTTGATGATGCCTCCGCGAGCCGTGTTCACCACGTAGGCCGTCGGTTTGAGGAGCGCCAACTCCCGTTCTGCGATCAGGTGACGCGTTTCCTTGTTGAGGGGACAATGCAAAGAGAGCACGTCCGCCGCGGAGAGCAACGCGTCCAAGGTCCGGTGTCGCGCGATGCCCACCGCTTTGTGGACGCCATTCGGCAGGTAGGGATCATAAAAACAGGTCTTGAAGCCGAGCGCCTTGGCACGCAGGGCGACCGCCGTGCCGATGCGCCCCAAGCCCACGATGCCAAAGGTCAATTCGCGCAAGCGCCGTATTTTGGGCTCGACCTTGATGGCCCAGCCGAGTGCTTTGGCCTCGGCGTCCAGGGGGAACAACTGCCGGCAGAGCGCCAGGGCCAAGGCCATGGCGTGATCGGCGACTTCCTCCGTTCCATAGTCGGGGACATTGCACACCGCGATTCCGTATTTGGAGGCAGCCTCGACGTCCACACTGTCGTACCCCACTCCGATTCGGATGATGGCGCGGCAGCGGCGCAGCCTGGAAATGGAAGCTTCCGTGATCGGGATGTTGTGCCAGAGGAGGATGGCGCGCGCGTCGAGAATCTCCCCTTGGAAATCTTGATCTCCGTTGCAGAGGTAGGTCTTGACGTGGGCGGCACCGGCGATGATCGAGTTCTCGATCGACGCGGCGGGCTCGCTTACGGGTTGTAAGGTCCAATCAATGATGGCGACAAGGGGGAGCATAAGTCGGTTGAGTTCCTTATTGAAAAGCCTGATTCCGGCCTCGATGCAAGCGCGAACCACTCCCCCCGACTCCAATCGGTGCATCCCGATGTTGCCGGTGATGCAGGTAGGGCGCGTCCGTCCCGGCGCGCCGCCGGAGCATGATGTTTTGCATCCAGTGGGCGGCGGGCTGGGACAGGCCCGCCCTACCAACAACATCGGGATGCACGGGACTCCAATCGCATGCGGACCGGGAATGATCCACGGCCAAGGCTTGATCAGATCGCCAAATTCGGGATTGCTGGCGCCCGTGATGAACCCTGATGCACCGCGTCCATTCTGGGCCGCTCCCGAACTCATCCGCCATGTGCAGTTGATGGATGGGAGTCTGCTCCGGTGGACCGGGAGAAGGCTCGTGGCTGACGGCGGTGACGCGGAGGAACGGGCACGAAGGGTGTTCGAGGCCCCTTACGTGCTTGTGAGCCACGGTAATGAGACTGATCCCATTTTGAGTTACGCCAATGACCAGGCCCTCCGCCTTTGGGAGTTGAGTTGGGAAGAGATGAGAAGCATGCCTTCCCGCCTGACGGCGGAAGCTCCGAATCGGGCCGAACGCGCAAGGTTGCTGGAAAGGGTGACCCGCGACGGTTACATCGCCGATTACTCCGGGGTTCGGATCTCCAAATCCGGACGTCGTTTTCGAATTGAGCGGGCCACGGTCTGGAATCTGGTTGATGAAAAAGGATGTCCTGCGGGGCAAGCAGCAATGTTCGATCTCTGGACTCCTCTGGATTGACCCGAATCCGGAGCCGGGTCAGCCCGTGTTCGACAACGCCAGGTGGTGATTGGGACCGGAACGAGGGAGGAGGAGCAACCATTCTTGAGGCGGACGCGCCTCTTGCACCGCCAGCGGCCACTCCGCTTCCGTAAGAAAGTCGAGCGGAACAGGCGTGGGTTGCCGAGCCCCGGGGTTTCCCCAGCGGAGGCAATGGTGGGA includes:
- a CDS encoding MEKHLA domain-containing protein translates to MDGSLLRWTGRRLVADGGDAEERARRVFEAPYVLVSHGNETDPILSYANDQALRLWELSWEEMRSMPSRLTAEAPNRAERARLLERVTRDGYIADYSGVRISKSGRRFRIERATVWNLVDEKGCPAGQAAMFDLWTPLD
- a CDS encoding non-canonical purine NTP pyrophosphatase, whose protein sequence is MESSVKRVCFLATRNAHKLQELAALVAGSVVWRGVDGFVGLPEAEEAAPTFQGNAEIKARNVARWLAHHPEAWASAFTPGVDATRVWVIADDSGLEVDVLGGAPGVHSARFASLEEGGKGNSRDSDNNAKLLRLLRDVDPRDRAARFRCVLVVLPVVKTPAGGWKIPEPPRTFHGACEGFILDQAAGAGGFGYDPLFRPAGYHLTFAELGESTKNQISHRAQAAAQFRAWLDRGGT
- a CDS encoding C-terminal binding protein is translated as MSSGAAQNGRGASGFITGASNPEFGDLIKPWPWIIPGPHAIGVPCIPMLLVGRACPSPPPTGCKTSCSGGAPGRTRPTCITGNIGMHRLESGGVVRACIEAGIRLFNKELNRLMLPLVAIIDWTLQPVSEPAASIENSIIAGAAHVKTYLCNGDQDFQGEILDARAILLWHNIPITEASISRLRRCRAIIRIGVGYDSVDVEAASKYGIAVCNVPDYGTEEVADHAMALALALCRQLFPLDAEAKALGWAIKVEPKIRRLRELTFGIVGLGRIGTAVALRAKALGFKTCFYDPYLPNGVHKAVGIARHRTLDALLSAADVLSLHCPLNKETRHLIAERELALLKPTAYVVNTARGGIIKKTAILESLRQGRIAGAGLDVVEDEPFKTKEETSTPNLISTCHAAFYSVEAKREMRETAARIARQAVVGERLDNVVNGIDPAKI